The proteins below come from a single Ovis aries strain OAR_USU_Benz2616 breed Rambouillet chromosome 18, ARS-UI_Ramb_v3.0, whole genome shotgun sequence genomic window:
- the CCDC197 gene encoding uncharacterized protein CCDC197 isoform X1, which produces MPAARDAGQEAGLSDSGNKDRDLQVLFQELCQLQAKQRKLKREVEKHKLFEDYLIKVLEKIPKGYSQGEEPEETPVAAMVEHYGKLFAVSQDIQKRLEAFLEMNQAVHKSLESLEEGHRALIPRLKIRLCQLQRRCHRKQEQWQQLEHGVAHQKDMGSCEVGSKEASADDSEDLKCGSLELPRNELLNYVQVAINDMVQHCCSAQAVPRGMGLFSKLDLIQEFMLDKMETVRFVSLLTGPIVCWTANNPKDQGLRSYPRPFRKQSASEDSTPRSLFPSTQTSECFSLC; this is translated from the exons ATGCCGGCGGCCAGGGACGCAGGCCAGGAGGCTGGCCTGAGTGATTCCGGCAACAAGGACAGGGACCTGCAGGTGCTGTTCCAGGAACTCTGCCAACTGCAGGCCAA GCAGAGGAAGCTGAAGAGGGAGGTGGAGAAGCACAAGCTTTTTGAAGACTATCTGATCAAGGTCCTTGAGAAAATCCCCAAGG GCTACAGCCAAGGGGAGGAGCCGGAGGAAACCCCGGTGGCGGCCATGGTGGAGCACTACGGGAAGCTCTTCGCAGTCAGCCAGGACATCCAGAAGCGTCTCGAGGCCTTCCTCGAGATGAACCAGGCCGTCCACAAGAGTCTGGAGTCTCTAGAGGAGGGCCACAGGGCTCTGATCCCG CGCCTCAAGATTCGGCTGTGCCAGCTGCAGAGGAGGTGTCACCGCAAGCAGGAGCAGTGGCAGCAGCTGGAACATGGGGTCGCCCACCAGAAAGACATGGGCAGCTGTGAG GTGGGAAGCAAGGAAGCCTCAGCTGATGACTCTGAAGACCTGAAGTGCGGGTCTCTGGAGCTGCCCCGA AACGAGCTGCTCAACTACGTGCAAGTGGCCATCAATGACATGGTCCAGCACTGCTGCTCTGCCCAAGCTGTGCCCAGGGGCATGGGCCTCTTCTCCAAGCTTGACCTGATCCAG gaATTCATGTTGGACAAAATGGAGACTGTGAGATTCGTCTCACTGCTCACGGGACCCATTGTGTGCTGGACAGCAAACAACCCCAAGGACCAGGGCCTCAGAAGCTACCCCAGGCCCTTCAGGAAACAGTCAGCGAGTGAAGACTCAACCCCCAGGAGCCTCTTCCCCAGCACCCAGACCTCAGAGTGCTTCAGCCTATGCTGA
- the CCDC197 gene encoding uncharacterized protein CCDC197 isoform X2, whose translation MPAARDAGQEAGLSDSGNKDRDLQVLFQELCQLQAKQRKLKREVEKHKLFEDYLIKVLEKIPKGYSQGEEPEETPVAAMVEHYGKLFAVSQDIQKRLEAFLEMNQAVHKSLESLEEGHRALIPRLKIRLCQLQRRCHRKQEQWQQLEHGVAHQKDMGSCEVGSKEASADDSEDLKCGSLELPRVRSPGFLHVPPKQARPLGVDLRCPQPGGPSGEPVHPVSLFAGEDTLAPGSGGTHPSPFGCGAQTEMRRLAPGCLSGLSKVGRGGRGF comes from the exons ATGCCGGCGGCCAGGGACGCAGGCCAGGAGGCTGGCCTGAGTGATTCCGGCAACAAGGACAGGGACCTGCAGGTGCTGTTCCAGGAACTCTGCCAACTGCAGGCCAA GCAGAGGAAGCTGAAGAGGGAGGTGGAGAAGCACAAGCTTTTTGAAGACTATCTGATCAAGGTCCTTGAGAAAATCCCCAAGG GCTACAGCCAAGGGGAGGAGCCGGAGGAAACCCCGGTGGCGGCCATGGTGGAGCACTACGGGAAGCTCTTCGCAGTCAGCCAGGACATCCAGAAGCGTCTCGAGGCCTTCCTCGAGATGAACCAGGCCGTCCACAAGAGTCTGGAGTCTCTAGAGGAGGGCCACAGGGCTCTGATCCCG CGCCTCAAGATTCGGCTGTGCCAGCTGCAGAGGAGGTGTCACCGCAAGCAGGAGCAGTGGCAGCAGCTGGAACATGGGGTCGCCCACCAGAAAGACATGGGCAGCTGTGAG GTGGGAAGCAAGGAAGCCTCAGCTGATGACTCTGAAGACCTGAAGTGCGGGTCTCTGGAGCTGCCCCGAGTGAGGAGCCCTGGGTTCCTCCACGTCCCCCCCAAACAAGCCCGTCCATTGGGTGTGGACCTCAGGTGTCCCCAGCCGGGAGGACCCTCTGGAGAGCCAGTCCATCCTGTGTCCCTCTTTGCAGGGGAGGATACTCTGGCTCCGGGGAGTGGAGGGACTCATCCCAGCCCCTTTGGGTGTGGAGCACAGACAGAGATGAGAAGGCTGGCTCCAGGATGCCTATCTGGCCTGAgcaaggtggggagagggggcaggggaTTCTAA